The following are encoded together in the Tepidiforma bonchosmolovskayae genome:
- a CDS encoding deoxyguanosinetriphosphate triphosphohydrolase: MDLFDVRRRLEAFEATLSPYAARSTTSRGRKRPEPPSPLRLEFQRDRDRILHTKAFRRLKHKTQVFIAPAQDHFVTRLTHTLEVAQVARTIARALNLNEDLAEAAALGHDIGHGPFGHAGEEALAECLPEGFRHNYQSVRVLDRLENGGRGLNLTFEVLDAVEKSSKAREDIFAEGWGVPVTLEGQVVKTADAIAYLNHDILDAVRAGIITEDDLPDSTKRLIGRSHAERLDTLICDIVEASWAATGAGPDPVIRFSPAIHAAANELREFMFERVYLYDTTRREAERGKRIVRFLFEHFVRHPEGISPDYSLPEDPVERRAADYVSGMTDRFAIRLAASLGCPDAIGWQV, from the coding sequence ATGGACCTCTTCGACGTCCGGCGGCGGCTCGAAGCGTTCGAGGCGACGCTCAGCCCCTACGCCGCCCGGAGCACGACCAGCCGGGGAAGGAAGCGCCCCGAACCGCCCTCCCCGCTCCGCCTCGAGTTCCAGCGCGACCGCGACCGCATCCTCCACACCAAGGCGTTCCGGCGGCTCAAGCACAAGACACAGGTGTTCATCGCGCCGGCGCAGGACCACTTCGTCACGCGGCTCACCCACACCCTTGAAGTCGCCCAGGTAGCCCGGACGATCGCCCGCGCACTGAACCTGAACGAGGACCTCGCCGAAGCCGCCGCCCTTGGTCATGACATCGGCCATGGACCCTTTGGCCACGCCGGCGAGGAGGCGCTCGCCGAATGCCTTCCCGAGGGGTTCCGGCACAACTACCAGTCGGTGCGCGTGCTCGACCGGCTGGAGAATGGCGGCCGCGGCCTGAATCTGACGTTCGAGGTGCTCGACGCGGTGGAGAAAAGCTCGAAGGCGCGCGAAGACATCTTCGCCGAGGGCTGGGGCGTCCCCGTGACCCTCGAAGGGCAGGTAGTCAAGACCGCCGACGCCATCGCCTACCTTAACCACGATATCCTCGACGCCGTTCGGGCCGGGATTATCACCGAGGACGATCTGCCGGACAGCACGAAGCGGCTGATTGGGCGCAGCCACGCCGAGCGGCTGGACACACTCATCTGCGACATCGTCGAGGCCAGCTGGGCGGCCACCGGAGCAGGCCCCGACCCGGTCATCCGCTTCAGCCCGGCCATCCACGCGGCGGCGAACGAACTCCGCGAGTTCATGTTTGAGCGGGTCTACCTCTATGACACCACCCGCAGGGAAGCTGAACGCGGCAAGCGGATCGTCCGGTTCCTGTTCGAGCACTTTGTGCGGCACCCCGAAGGGATCTCGCCGGACTACTCCCTCCCCGAGGACCCGGTGGAGCGGCGCGCCGCCGACTACGTCAGCGGGATGACGGACCGCTTTGCCATCCGGCTCGCTGCGTCCCTGGGGTGTCCTGACGCGATCGGCTGGCAGGTCTGA